The Panicum virgatum strain AP13 chromosome 5K, P.virgatum_v5, whole genome shotgun sequence genome has a window encoding:
- the LOC120710232 gene encoding uncharacterized protein LOC120710232: MDATAAATNVNVVASYLNNIEPLNGANFHEWKGKVITCLAWNDLDVVLREDKPAAPAAGASTAPNEKWDRSDRMALMVMMQTISAGIKGVIPTKNAQGVDLKAKEYLAKIEENFKSSSKTYASTLIMKLVGSQYNGQSGIREHILNMCDMANRLKEMQMEISEGFLVHFIMTSLPPQYATFKINYNTNKTVWSISTPKNQHESGSSKQGQRKYKKTGNKNFGPKNNNNKFKRHQTKGGKMLCSFCDSPKHL, encoded by the exons ATggacgccacggccgccg CTACTAATGTCAATGTTGTGGCCTCCTATCTGAACAACATTGAGCCGCTCAACGGTGCAAACTTTCATGAGTGGAAGGGCAAGGTCATCACATGTTTGGCTTGGAATGATCTTGATGTTGTTCTGAGGGAGGATAAGCCTGCTGCGCCTGCTGCTGGAGCTAGTACAGCTCCAAATGAGAAGTGGGACAGATCTGATCGCATGGCTCTCATGGTTATGATGCAGACCATCAGTGCTGGCATCAAGGGCGTCATCCCCACTAAGAATGCTCAGGGGGTTGATCTGAAAGCTAAGGAGTACCTGGCCAAGATTGAGGAGAACTTTAAGAGCTCATCTAAGACTTATGCTAGTACACTTATCATGAAGTTGGTGGGTTCTCAGTACAATGGTCAGTCTGGCATAAGGGAGCACATCCTCAATATGTGTGATATGGCTAACAGGCTTAAGGAAATGCAGATGGAGATCTCTGAGGGTTTTCTTGtgcatttcatcatgacatcactGCCTCCACAGTATGCTACTTTTAAGATTAATTACAACACCAACAAGACTGTTTGGTCTATCA GCACTCCTAAGAATCAGCATGAGTCAGGTAGCAGTAAGCAAGGCCAAAGAAAATATAAGAAGACTGGGAACAAGAACTTTGGGCccaagaacaacaacaacaagttcAAGCGTCATCAGACCAAGGGCGGCAAGATGTTGTGCTCTTTCTGTGACTCGCCCAAGCATCTTTAG